The stretch of DNA GCTTGTGAAGGAGGATGTAACGAAAGGCCGGAAAATTGCCGGTACAGGTACGATTCAGCCGGATGGAACCGTCGGAAGGATTGGAGGAATCGCTCAAAAAGTCGTAGCGGCGGACAAAGCGGGCGCGGAAATATTCTTTGCCCCAAATGATGCCATTTCACCTGAGATGAAAAAGGAATGGCCGTCTATCCGGCCGAACTACCAAGAAGCCAAGGCGGCAGCAGAAGACATTCAAAGCGATATGAAGATCGTGCCAGTTCAATCGTTTCATGATGCCCTTGACTACCTGGCTGAACAATAGCGCGGTGTTTAAGGCCAAAGGATGGGAGGCTGTTTAAATTCACTGTCCAGCAATGAAGGAATGCGCAGGCCTTGCAGATAAACTTCTGTAGCTTTTACATCCAGCGCGAGCAATTCCTTATACGCGGCGGTGCGGGAAATGAGAGGGATAGACAATTTCTTTTTTATGGAACGGATATATTCCTGGCCAATCCGGTTCATTCCCAATAGCCGAATGTACTGAACTGATTCAGCAGCCTTTTCCATCTCCGCTTTCGTCGTGTTTGTTAACAGATGAACAAGCATGCGCTGGATGCGCGTCCATGTGTAGCGCTTTGTTTTTACTTGATGCATAAACTCGCTGAAGCTGGCGGCCTGCCGGCTAGCTTCCTTCAGACGGTATTCGATTCCTTCCGCAACTTCATAAATCTCTTGAAGGGCTGGCAAAGCATCTGTCAGCAGCCGGTATTGAAGCTGAGGCCAATACATTTCCCAAGTGTGAAAGGTATGATACTTTCTGTAATAGTCTTGCATCTCGGCGATCACACTTGACGGTACATACTTCTGGATAGCTGTATAGGAACCTTGATCTTGAGCTAGCGCTTTACGGATGCTTGTGGCGCTTGTGATGTCGCCCTCCGTTAACTGATCGTCATGATATCCCGCCTGCTGCCTTTTAATGGTCAGCGGTGTCATAGGCGAACCGATCCGCTCATTCGCTTGAATATAGTGAAATCCGAGAATATTATTTGGCTGGGATAAATCCAGAGTCCATTCATCTGTAAAGAGGGCTTCCCTCGCTAATGCTTGAGCGCGCGGAAAGCTATAGCCCCTTTTCATATAATGCTGTATCGGAGCATTTAATAGGTGAGCGGATTCCTGCAAATGATAATACGCATCCAAAAAGGGTGCTAGCTTTCCGTTTTCACTGCCAAAACAAAAGGCATGACAGCCCAATGCGTTTAAGGTGGAAATAGCCCCATAGCCAAAAACATCCGCTTTTTGTGCAGAAAAAGCATAAGGCAGCTCGACAACGAGGTCCACGCCGTTTAAAAGAGCCATTCTTGTGCGGGCCCATTTGTTCATAAGCGCAGGCTCGCCGCGCTGCAGAAAGTGACCACTCATCACGGCGATCACTACATCGGCGTCCGCTGCTTCGCGCGCCTTTTGCGCATGATATAAATGGCCGTTGTGAAAAGGGTTGTATTCGACGACAATACCGACAGTTTTCATTTATATGTTCCTTTGCTATAGTATTTAATAAGATTATGGTAATATTGTTGTTTACGGAGGGAAAATTGTCAATAGAGCGGGAGACTGAAGGCAGCCCGAGCGGTTTATCCGCCGGCTGCGCCGTTTGAAAGTGTAAAGAAAATATATTGACAAACGTTTTGGCGAAAGCTATAATTACTTTTGTTGCCTTGAGGTGATAGGATTGAAATGGTCAATTATTCAATTGCAAAAGCTTCGTGAAAAAGGTCTGATTCTTGATGAGCTGGCGGATATGCAAAGCTTGAAGGATCGCGACCCGCAAATCCGGGATATTACACCTGTGCATGTGACTGGAAAAGCGGATATTAGCCCTGAGAAAGTCACCTTTCATTTGCAGGTGGAAGGACAAATGATTTTGCCTTGTTCACGAACGCTTGTAGATGTAGAATACCCGTTTGATTTTCAGATGACTGAAACGTTTTTGTTGAAGCCGTCTTTATTTGATGAATCCGAAGATGAAGAGTCCCTTCATAAAGTGCAGGGAGATGTCATTGATCTAGCCCCTGTTTTAGAAGAAGCTATTCTTTTGGAAGTGCCGATGCAAGTGTTCAGTGAAGATGCGGATCAGCATCTCATTCAATCAGGTAAAGGCTGGGAATATCATCAGGAAGAACAGCTTTCAAAAGAGGATAAGAAGGTGGATCCGCGTTTAGCCGGTCTGGCTGATTTCTTTAAATCAAATGAGGAATAAAATGGAGAAGTACCAGCTAACTCTGGCTTCATATACTTACATTCTCTTTTAAGGAGGTGGAAATAATGGCAGTACCTTTCAGAAGAACTTCTACTACTAAAAAGAATAAGCGCCGTACGCATTTCAAATTGCAAGTACCAGGTATGGTAGCATGCCCAAACTGCGGAGAAATGAAACTAGCGCACCGTGTATGCAAAGAGTGCGGAACATATAAAGGAAAAGAAGTTGTAAGCAAATA from Bacillus xiapuensis encodes:
- a CDS encoding nucleotidyltransferase; this translates as MKTVGIVVEYNPFHNGHLYHAQKAREAADADVVIAVMSGHFLQRGEPALMNKWARTRMALLNGVDLVVELPYAFSAQKADVFGYGAISTLNALGCHAFCFGSENGKLAPFLDAYYHLQESAHLLNAPIQHYMKRGYSFPRAQALAREALFTDEWTLDLSQPNNILGFHYIQANERIGSPMTPLTIKRQQAGYHDDQLTEGDITSATSIRKALAQDQGSYTAIQKYVPSSVIAEMQDYYRKYHTFHTWEMYWPQLQYRLLTDALPALQEIYEVAEGIEYRLKEASRQAASFSEFMHQVKTKRYTWTRIQRMLVHLLTNTTKAEMEKAAESVQYIRLLGMNRIGQEYIRSIKKKLSIPLISRTAAYKELLALDVKATEVYLQGLRIPSLLDSEFKQPPILWP
- a CDS encoding YceD family protein — its product is MKWSIIQLQKLREKGLILDELADMQSLKDRDPQIRDITPVHVTGKADISPEKVTFHLQVEGQMILPCSRTLVDVEYPFDFQMTETFLLKPSLFDESEDEESLHKVQGDVIDLAPVLEEAILLEVPMQVFSEDADQHLIQSGKGWEYHQEEQLSKEDKKVDPRLAGLADFFKSNEE
- the rpmF gene encoding 50S ribosomal protein L32, whose product is MAVPFRRTSTTKKNKRRTHFKLQVPGMVACPNCGEMKLAHRVCKECGTYKGKEVVSK